The following nucleotide sequence is from Desulfonatronum sp. SC1.
CCCCAAGCCCGGCCACCCCCGCGCCAAAACCCGATCCAGCCGCATGCCGTGGCAGTCGGCCGGAACTACATGTTCTGATAAAAACGGTTCAAAGCTGGACATGACAAAGCCGGGCTGTTTCATTTCCGAAACAAGTTAATCAATATCGTCAGGGCGATGCTGACGACGATCATGGACGTGATCGGAAAGAGAACCCGCGTCCGTCCCGACTCATACCGTATATCGCCCGGCAACTTCCCAAACCACTGCACCAGCCACGGCGCATACCGCCAGATCAGACCAATTGCCACAAGCAACAACCCGATCCCAATCAAATAACGCCCCATCGCAACCGTCTCGCCTGCTGTTTCAGTATGAGAAGTAAACCCCGCGGATAAACAACCCCATGCCATTTCCAACGCGGCAAGCGTTCCTTCATAAATGACCGTGACGCGCATGCTTGGGCGTGACCGCAAGGCGCATGTGGTCGAGAATGCCGCGGAATGTTCGCAATTCAGGGTTCCCCTTGGAAGACAGCGTCCTGTACAGCGTTTTTGGGTTGACCTTGGCCGATACGGCAATCTGTTTCATGCCGAAGGCCTCGGCAACCCGCCGCAAGGCCGTCATGATCTCCTCCTGTGATCCATCCTCGATAACGGCATTTAAATATTCCGCGGCAAATGCCGGATCTCGCCGAAAGCTGGCGATGGTGGCCTCTTCGTGAGCGATATGTGGTTCATTCATGACGGTTCCTCCAACCTGTTGCGCTGCAACTAGTCGGTCTTGCAGGCTATGGCCTTCCTGATGTCAGCTTGCTGACCTCGCTTATCGCCGCCGCCAACAAGAAGGACAACAACTCTCTCCCCATATTGAAAATAGTAAACCCTGTATCCAGGACCAGGGGGTGACATCTTTGTAGCCAACGGATGTCAGAAAAAATCAGGACGGGTCGCCCTTATCCCGCGAAATCCGCGGAAAAATTGGTATGGCAGATTTTTATCAAGTCTTGAACACTACTCGCCTGTGCCATGACAGGCAGGCTTGGTCCGGAATAAAATGATCCTCTTCCGGCTTGAAAATGGGACGATGTTCCAAAGTCATGATCACGCCGGGGTTGTTCTGCTCTGCCCGGGCCATGGGCGAGACAAGCACCTCGTAGTCCTTGCTCACGCTCATGAACCCCTCGTCAAAACTCCAGTGACACAACCTGCACAAGGCCATGCCGTTGACCGGCCTGTCGTCCTTGCTCTCGGACCAGGGCCTGATGTGCGCGGCCTCGACAATGGTGTGGCCGTCCGGGGTGAGCATGCGGATGCCGCACAGGGCGCAGCGGTGCATATACAAGGACATGACCGCCTTGCGAAAG
It contains:
- a CDS encoding DUF2905 domain-containing protein; the protein is MRVTVIYEGTLAALEMAWGCLSAGFTSHTETAGETVAMGRYLIGIGLLLVAIGLIWRYAPWLVQWFGKLPGDIRYESGRTRVLFPITSMIVVSIALTILINLFRK
- a CDS encoding DNA-binding protein yields the protein MNEPHIAHEEATIASFRRDPAFAAEYLNAVIEDGSQEEIMTALRRVAEAFGMKQIAVSAKVNPKTLYRTLSSKGNPELRTFRGILDHMRLAVTPKHARHGHL